One genomic window of Thermodesulfobacteriota bacterium includes the following:
- a CDS encoding response regulator — MEKTMKALIIEKGKTILPLLEDTGCVFSCAQAHDALAAKKRIESDGYQLVIMNCQMPGLDGLSLVRHIRRRDFPGGVHIGDHSGCVYIIVTGCPDDETILNACLASGVDDVLARSAGPWEIKKSLRTAHRILSLNHLLSRTAAKMAELQVPAAIGRLVPGIAHEINNPLGFIDGNFSVLADYCRRLSEAVCTGRTNDPSDERAQKVSSGQQNRSTTALDTVLSDLFPLLDETRDGLERMKNLIRDLQRVSQFDDGHPMDIDINDCLKSVLNVLWNELKYKAVVNKHFDRIPMARVCPGQIHQAFMNLLLQTAHAMRENGEINITTSYGNGRITVIIAAGRPAPGAGDLAFITVDDRTEAGFDLLPARAVIRRHDGSLEMVSEAEAGVAFRVRLPAE; from the coding sequence ATGGAGAAGACGATGAAAGCGCTGATCATTGAGAAGGGGAAAACCATCCTCCCCCTTCTGGAAGATACCGGCTGCGTATTTTCATGCGCGCAAGCACATGACGCCCTGGCGGCAAAAAAACGGATCGAGTCGGACGGGTATCAACTGGTAATTATGAATTGCCAGATGCCGGGACTGGATGGTTTATCCCTGGTCCGTCATATCCGTCGGAGAGATTTCCCCGGCGGCGTCCATATTGGTGATCATTCCGGCTGTGTATACATCATCGTCACCGGATGTCCGGATGATGAAACCATCCTGAACGCCTGTCTTGCATCGGGTGTGGATGATGTCCTGGCCCGGTCGGCCGGGCCTTGGGAGATAAAAAAAAGTTTGCGGACGGCTCATCGAATCCTGTCGCTGAATCACCTGCTCAGCCGGACTGCCGCAAAAATGGCGGAACTGCAGGTACCGGCCGCTATTGGCCGGCTCGTGCCAGGTATCGCTCATGAGATAAACAACCCCCTGGGTTTTATTGACGGCAATTTTTCCGTTCTGGCGGATTACTGCCGGCGGTTGAGCGAAGCGGTTTGTACCGGCCGGACGAACGACCCGTCAGACGAAAGGGCTCAAAAGGTATCTTCCGGTCAACAAAACCGGTCGACAACAGCTCTGGATACGGTTCTGTCAGATCTGTTTCCGCTTCTGGATGAAACCCGTGACGGTCTGGAAAGAATGAAGAACCTGATCAGGGACCTTCAGCGGGTATCCCAATTTGACGATGGACATCCGATGGATATCGACATCAATGACTGTCTGAAGTCGGTGCTGAATGTTTTGTGGAACGAATTGAAATACAAGGCAGTTGTCAATAAACATTTTGACCGTATTCCGATGGCCCGGGTCTGTCCCGGGCAGATTCATCAGGCCTTTATGAATCTGCTGCTTCAGACCGCCCACGCCATGAGGGAGAACGGCGAAATCAACATAACCACGTCTTATGGAAACGGCCGGATAACGGTAATCATCGCTGCCGGACGGCCGGCTCCGGGGGCAGGAGACCTCGCTTTTATTACGGTCGATGACCGAACCGAAGCCGGGTTTGATTTACTGCCGGCCAGGGCTGTTATCCGGCGTCATGACGGATCCCTGGAAATGGTAAGCGAAGCGGAAGCCGGAGTTGCCTTCCGGGTGCGGTTGCCGGCCGAGTAA
- a CDS encoding HD domain-containing phosphohydrolase has translation MDNQSGLLIVDDEKNILASLNRVLQNEGYPIFTATSGKEGLEILTHENIGVVASDLMMPEMDGVKFLEKVSEIKPDTVQILLTGNASLDIAIEVINRLGLFCFIVKPWKTEMLKSDISRAFDRYRLVSENKRLYRLTVEQNTQLADLNQTLEERVKIRTHLLEEAVDETIFIMARIAEKKDNQAEGHIYRVSTIAFDLCKELGLSDEEAQKISLFSLVHDIGKAAVSDAILKKTDPLTDKERKKFQSHTLAGEEMMGVKPFYQIARQIARSHHEHWDGSGYPDQLRGKDIPLAARIVAVVHEFDALIHSGATKGKPAVFEAIKEIRLLSGIKFDPKIVETFIRMQIARLSQQKPSDDRKAVAAQ, from the coding sequence ATGGATAATCAAAGCGGCCTGTTAATCGTTGATGATGAAAAGAATATCCTGGCCAGTCTTAATCGTGTGTTGCAGAATGAAGGATATCCGATTTTTACCGCCACGTCCGGGAAGGAGGGGCTGGAGATCCTCACCCATGAGAACATCGGCGTGGTGGCATCCGATTTAATGATGCCGGAAATGGACGGCGTCAAATTCCTGGAAAAAGTTTCCGAGATCAAACCGGATACGGTGCAGATTCTGCTGACGGGCAACGCCAGTCTGGATATCGCCATCGAAGTGATTAATCGCCTGGGGCTTTTCTGTTTTATCGTCAAACCCTGGAAAACGGAAATGCTCAAAAGCGATATCAGCCGGGCCTTTGACAGATACCGGCTGGTATCCGAAAATAAGCGATTGTATCGACTGACGGTGGAACAGAACACGCAGCTGGCGGATCTGAATCAGACCCTGGAAGAACGGGTAAAAATCAGAACCCACCTCCTGGAAGAAGCCGTCGATGAAACCATTTTCATTATGGCCCGTATTGCCGAAAAAAAGGATAATCAAGCCGAGGGACATATTTACCGGGTCAGCACCATCGCCTTCGATCTGTGCAAAGAACTCGGGCTGAGCGATGAAGAAGCGCAGAAGATCAGTCTGTTCAGCCTGGTCCACGATATCGGCAAGGCGGCCGTCAGTGACGCCATTCTGAAAAAGACGGACCCCCTTACGGACAAGGAAAGAAAAAAGTTCCAGTCCCATACCTTGGCGGGCGAAGAGATGATGGGCGTCAAACCTTTTTATCAGATCGCCCGGCAAATCGCCCGAAGTCACCATGAGCACTGGGACGGTTCAGGCTATCCGGACCAATTACGGGGCAAGGATATCCCTCTGGCGGCGCGGATCGTGGCGGTTGTGCATGAATTTGACGCGCTTATTCATAGCGGGGCGACAAAAGGAAAACCCGCCGTCTTCGAAGCGATCAAGGAAATCCGCCTGTTATCCGGAATTAAATTCGACCCTAAAATCGTGGAAACGTTTATCAGAATGCAGATCGCCCGGTTGAGTCAGCAGAAGCCGAGCGATGACAGGAAAGCGGTTGCCGCTCAATAG